A genomic segment from Arcobacter acticola encodes:
- a CDS encoding glutamate mutase L produces MSQNKLLIDVGSTYFKVCANNQVEQHFRDFNKDIYDDLLSKCSDTISKFKKDEVFICSSANGGLTTLIIGVTNSFSLKFATNIAYNSGINIINTVLYQDIDTTSIPSDLIDVVIIVGGINSVDKVFDEKLFNYLANLNYSNVVFAGTVKDRDYLTSKIKNLVIVENIINNKLHVVEEPLKNYLTNLYQADIEGKEDIKHLYDLTSNQIFSTPYIVNKTLPFIDSKFAAVNPFILIDIGGATTDIHYSKDLSFDNMVTENEYDRLVFKKLGVFKSKESLIFAAKNNEFVYELLAHLKVTENIFNEDSPKSLRILMQLAIFLVLYKVSEAHPLYIKLKLNLLKSIVLTGGITKVLSFEEAEDIISFFYKKILTSDIHPAIIMDSNYDIWTLGITQQ; encoded by the coding sequence ATGAGCCAAAATAAATTATTAATAGACGTTGGAAGTACATATTTTAAAGTTTGTGCAAATAACCAAGTTGAGCAACATTTTAGAGATTTTAATAAAGATATTTATGATGATTTATTATCAAAATGTTCTGATACTATCTCTAAATTTAAAAAAGATGAAGTATTTATTTGTTCATCAGCAAATGGTGGATTAACAACACTAATTATTGGAGTTACAAACTCTTTTTCACTAAAATTTGCAACAAATATTGCTTATAATTCAGGAATTAATATTATTAATACTGTTTTATATCAAGATATTGATACAACTTCAATTCCTAGTGATTTAATTGATGTTGTTATAATTGTGGGTGGAATAAATAGCGTTGATAAGGTATTTGATGAAAAATTATTTAACTATTTAGCAAATTTAAACTACTCGAATGTAGTTTTTGCAGGAACTGTTAAAGATAGAGATTATTTAACATCAAAAATTAAAAATCTTGTAATTGTAGAAAATATTATTAATAATAAACTACATGTTGTTGAAGAGCCTTTAAAAAACTATTTAACAAACCTTTATCAAGCTGATATTGAAGGAAAAGAAGATATCAAACATCTATATGATTTAACTTCAAATCAAATATTTTCAACTCCATATATTGTAAATAAAACACTACCTTTTATAGATAGTAAATTTGCAGCTGTTAATCCATTTATTCTAATAGATATTGGAGGAGCTACTACTGATATTCACTACTCAAAAGATTTATCATTTGATAATATGGTTACTGAAAATGAGTATGATAGATTAGTATTTAAAAAACTTGGAGTCTTTAAATCAAAAGAGTCTTTAATATTTGCTGCTAAAAATAATGAGTTTGTTTATGAACTGTTAGCTCACCTAAAAGTTACAGAAAATATTTTTAATGAAGATTCACCTAAAAGTTTGAGAATTTTAATGCAATTAGCAATTTTCTTAGTTTTATATAAAGTTAGTGAAGCTCATCCTTTATATATAAAATTAAAGTTAAATCTACTAAAATCAATTGTATTAACAGGTGGTATAACAAAGGTATTAAGTTTTGAAGAGGCTGAAGATATTATTTCATTTTTCTATAAAAAGATTTTAACTTCAGATATTCATCCTGCAATCATCATGGATTCAAATTATGATATTTGGACACTTGGTATCACACAACAATAA
- a CDS encoding methylaspartate mutase, whose amino-acid sequence MSLLQEERNIIVQNKYADNFDFAEIEEFIKGASKNLFISHHFKNKQKMLVQPRGGFPTYKKMFSLYEFFNEANVDVLPCTIDSNTRLNDYATSAKMLKLSEENEVDMLNGYPLVNHGYRTSRKMMTHFDKPISLRHGTPDARLLIETALASGIFEIEGGPITYLLPYSKNFPLDKAFMYWKYVERVCANYSKLNEPINRESFGPLTATLVPPCITIVIQICEMLLSLEEGVKSFSVSFSQTGSMIQDIVTANVLRKMAKHYAEQIGCGDAMVNLVYHQWMGAFPSNKDYSESLINTSTVIAAMVRADKIITKTRDEAFGIPTRESNAKTVANTQYTLRMLQGIPVITDEQEEEIVTQEVMAIMEAVFNDKADTLWRKVFNSIKSGIIDVPYSPHIINHNEVVTVRDKNKNIRIIKKGNLPISDRCFEYEKAQCDLNKDASSIVNDIIHDIGIMQ is encoded by the coding sequence TTGAGTTTACTTCAAGAAGAACGAAATATAATCGTTCAAAATAAGTATGCAGATAATTTTGATTTTGCAGAAATTGAAGAGTTTATAAAAGGCGCTTCTAAAAATCTATTTATTTCTCATCACTTTAAGAACAAACAAAAAATGTTAGTTCAACCACGTGGTGGATTTCCTACTTATAAAAAAATGTTTTCATTGTATGAGTTTTTCAATGAAGCAAATGTTGATGTATTGCCTTGTACTATTGATTCAAATACAAGATTAAATGACTATGCAACAAGTGCTAAGATGTTAAAACTTTCAGAAGAAAATGAAGTTGATATGCTAAATGGTTATCCACTTGTAAATCATGGTTATAGAACATCTAGAAAAATGATGACTCACTTTGATAAACCAATTAGCTTGCGACATGGAACTCCTGATGCTAGACTTTTAATAGAAACTGCTTTAGCTTCTGGTATTTTTGAAATTGAAGGTGGACCAATTACTTACCTTTTACCCTACTCTAAAAACTTTCCACTTGATAAAGCATTTATGTATTGGAAATATGTAGAAAGAGTTTGTGCAAACTATTCAAAACTAAATGAACCAATAAATAGAGAATCATTTGGACCACTAACTGCTACTTTAGTGCCTCCTTGTATTACTATTGTTATTCAAATTTGCGAAATGCTTTTATCTCTTGAAGAAGGTGTAAAATCTTTCTCTGTTTCATTTTCTCAAACTGGTTCTATGATTCAAGATATAGTAACAGCTAATGTTTTAAGAAAAATGGCAAAACACTATGCAGAACAAATCGGATGTGGTGATGCTATGGTAAATCTTGTTTATCACCAATGGATGGGAGCATTTCCATCAAATAAAGATTATAGTGAGTCATTAATCAATACTTCAACTGTAATTGCTGCAATGGTTCGAGCTGATAAAATCATTACAAAAACAAGAGATGAAGCCTTTGGTATTCCAACTCGAGAATCAAATGCAAAAACAGTTGCAAATACTCAATATACTCTAAGAATGTTACAAGGAATTCCTGTAATTACTGATGAACAAGAAGAAGAGATTGTAACACAAGAAGTAATGGCTATTATGGAAGCTGTATTTAATGATAAAGCAGACACATTATGGAGAAAAGTATTTAACTCTATAAAATCTGGAATCATAGATGTTCCATACTCTCCACATATTATCAATCATAATGAAGTTGTGACTGTGAGAGATAAAAATAAAAACATAAGAATCATCAAAAAAGGAAATCTTCCAATAAGTGATAGATGTTTTGAATATGAAAAAGCACAATGTGATTTAAATAAAGATGCTTCATCAATAGTAAATGATATTATTCATGATATAGGAATTATGCAATGA
- the glmS gene encoding methylaspartate mutase subunit S, with product MKVVTGVVGNDIHVVANRLIDISLQARGFEVFNLGVNTYLEEFIDAVIETNADVLLISSLNGEAEGWCRELGILKSKYKNLKDVVFMIGGNLAVGEGDASVLVPKFKNYGFDLVFHQTDLNTGLDELEKYLKERN from the coding sequence ATGAAAGTAGTTACAGGCGTAGTTGGTAATGATATTCACGTAGTTGCAAACAGACTTATTGATATATCGTTACAAGCAAGAGGATTTGAAGTATTTAATTTAGGTGTTAATACATATCTTGAAGAGTTTATAGATGCAGTTATTGAAACAAATGCTGATGTATTACTAATCTCTTCACTAAATGGTGAAGCTGAAGGTTGGTGTAGAGAATTAGGTATTTTAAAATCTAAATACAAAAACCTAAAAGATGTTGTATTTATGATTGGTGGGAATTTAGCAGTTGGAGAAGGAGATGCAAGTGTTCTTGTACCAAAATTCAAAAACTATGGATTTGATTTAGTATTTCACCAAACAGATTTAAATACAGGATTAGATGAATTAGAAAAATATTTAAAGGAGAGAAATTGA
- a CDS encoding heavy-metal-associated domain-containing protein, with product MKQTFEVLNVKCGGCASTLTKSLKDEFGEVSVDLEVHPRKITLDIEDEKLDALKVKLRSLGYPLTTDELSGFEKAATTAKSFVSCAIGKFDVATSK from the coding sequence ATGAAACAAACATTTGAAGTTTTAAATGTAAAATGTGGTGGATGTGCCAGCACCCTTACAAAATCACTAAAAGATGAGTTTGGAGAAGTAAGCGTAGATTTAGAAGTTCATCCTAGAAAAATTACACTCGATATTGAAGATGAAAAACTTGATGCTTTAAAAGTAAAACTTAGATCTTTAGGTTATCCATTAACTACTGATGAGTTAAGTGGATTTGAAAAAGCAGCAACAACAGCAAAAAGCTTCGTTTCTTGTGCAATTGGTAAATTTGATGTAGCAACAAGTAAATAA
- a CDS encoding NADP-dependent isocitrate dehydrogenase → MSKIIYTKVDEAPALATYSFLPIIKAFTKSSGIEMVTKDISLAGRILANFPENLKEDQKIGDDLAELGALTQDPTVNIIKLPNVSASVPQLKAAIAELQAKGYDVPNYDASEEITARYSKISGSAVNPVLREGNSDRRAPGAVKNYAKANPHRMGKWTAESKTDVAFMNSGDFYGSELSKTFDDADDLKISFIDAKGTETVLKASTKVIPGEIIDATTMSAKALKEFYASAIERAKKEDVLLSLHLKATMMKVSDPIMFGFAVEVYFKDLIAKHADLFKELGVNFNNGLGDLYSKLDKVDAAKKSEIEADIAAVYATQPRLAMVNSAKGITNLHVPSDVIVDASMPAMIKGGGKMWNAEDKEEDTIAMIPDRCYAQSFKAVIDDCKENGTLDVKTIGTVPNVGLMAQKAEEYGSHDKTFQAKADGKIVVTDKDGNTVFSFDVEAGDIFRMCQAKDAPIQDWIKLAVTRSRLSNTPAIFWLDPARAHDAEMIKKVEKYLPTHDTTGLDISIMTPVDATKKSLERMRAGLDTISVTGNVLRDYNTDLFPILELGTSAKMLSIVPLMQGGGLFETGAGGSAPKHVQQFAEEDYLRWDSLGEFMALAASFDHLANTQNNPKAKVLADTLDKATGTFLINDKSPSRKLGGIDNRGSHFYLAMYWAQELAAQTADAELAAEFAPIAKAMTENEDKIVSELVAVHGNSVDMGGYYLPDDAKTSAAMRPSATLNAIIG, encoded by the coding sequence ATGTCAAAAATCATTTACACAAAAGTTGATGAAGCTCCTGCTTTAGCAACATACTCTTTTTTACCAATTATTAAAGCTTTCACAAAAAGCTCTGGTATTGAAATGGTTACAAAAGATATTTCATTAGCTGGAAGAATTTTAGCAAACTTCCCTGAAAACTTAAAAGAAGACCAAAAAATTGGTGATGATTTAGCAGAACTTGGTGCATTAACGCAAGATCCAACAGTTAATATTATCAAATTACCAAATGTTTCAGCTTCTGTTCCTCAATTAAAAGCTGCAATCGCTGAATTACAAGCAAAAGGTTATGATGTACCAAATTATGATGCTAGCGAAGAAATCACTGCTAGATATTCAAAAATCTCTGGATCTGCAGTTAATCCTGTATTAAGAGAAGGAAATTCAGATAGAAGAGCTCCAGGTGCTGTTAAAAACTACGCAAAAGCTAATCCTCATAGAATGGGTAAATGGACTGCTGAATCTAAAACTGACGTTGCATTTATGAATTCAGGTGACTTTTATGGTTCTGAATTATCAAAAACTTTTGATGATGCAGATGATTTAAAAATCTCTTTTATTGATGCAAAAGGGACTGAAACTGTATTAAAAGCTTCTACAAAAGTTATTCCTGGTGAAATCATTGATGCAACAACTATGAGTGCAAAAGCTTTAAAAGAATTCTATGCAAGTGCTATTGAAAGAGCTAAAAAAGAAGATGTATTATTATCATTACACTTAAAAGCTACAATGATGAAAGTATCTGATCCTATTATGTTTGGATTTGCTGTTGAAGTATATTTTAAAGATTTAATTGCTAAACATGCTGATTTATTCAAAGAATTAGGTGTTAACTTTAATAATGGTTTAGGTGACTTATACTCTAAATTAGACAAAGTTGATGCAGCTAAAAAATCTGAAATTGAAGCTGATATTGCTGCAGTTTATGCTACACAACCAAGACTTGCAATGGTAAATTCTGCTAAAGGAATTACAAATTTACATGTACCATCAGATGTTATCGTTGATGCTTCTATGCCTGCTATGATTAAAGGTGGTGGGAAAATGTGGAATGCTGAAGATAAAGAAGAAGACACAATAGCAATGATTCCTGATAGATGTTATGCACAATCTTTTAAAGCTGTTATTGATGATTGTAAAGAAAATGGTACATTAGATGTAAAAACAATTGGAACAGTTCCAAATGTTGGTTTAATGGCTCAAAAAGCTGAAGAATATGGTTCACACGACAAAACTTTCCAAGCAAAAGCTGATGGAAAAATTGTTGTTACTGATAAAGATGGAAACACTGTATTTAGTTTTGATGTTGAAGCTGGAGATATTTTCAGAATGTGTCAAGCAAAAGATGCTCCAATTCAAGATTGGATTAAATTAGCAGTTACAAGATCAAGATTATCAAATACTCCTGCAATTTTCTGGTTAGACCCTGCAAGAGCTCATGATGCTGAGATGATTAAAAAAGTTGAAAAATATTTACCAACTCATGATACAACGGGATTAGATATTTCTATTATGACTCCTGTTGATGCAACTAAAAAATCTTTAGAAAGAATGAGAGCTGGTCTTGATACTATTTCTGTTACTGGAAATGTATTAAGAGATTATAACACTGACTTATTCCCAATTTTAGAGCTTGGAACATCTGCAAAAATGTTATCAATCGTTCCATTAATGCAAGGTGGAGGATTATTTGAAACAGGTGCTGGTGGATCTGCTCCTAAACACGTTCAACAATTTGCTGAAGAAGATTATTTAAGATGGGATTCATTAGGTGAATTTATGGCATTAGCTGCTTCTTTTGATCACTTAGCAAATACTCAAAATAATCCAAAAGCAAAAGTTTTAGCTGATACTTTAGATAAAGCAACTGGAACATTCTTAATCAATGATAAATCACCATCAAGAAAATTAGGTGGAATTGATAATAGAGGTTCTCATTTCTACTTAGCTATGTACTGGGCACAAGAATTAGCAGCACAAACTGCTGATGCTGAACTTGCAGCAGAATTTGCACCAATTGCAAAAGCAATGACTGAAAATGAAGATAAAATCGTTTCAGAATTAGTTGCAGTTCACGGAAACAGTGTTGATATGGGTGGATACTACTTACCAGATGATGCTAAAACATCAGCTGCTATGAGACCATCTGCTACATTAAACGCTATTATTGGATAA